GCTCCACCAGCGGCAGTCATGTTTTCAAGGTACAGGTCTTCTTGACTGATTCCGATGTAAGACCGATCCATACTGATGAATTTGTACAGCAGTGGCGTCGGGAACTCGGCCCTCTTGCCGGTGCCGATTCGGTTTTGTTTGAATCCGACCGCGGCGGTCCCGGTTCGGGCAGCTCCCTTGAAATCGAACTCAGCCACAGTGATATTGAAGTTCTGAAAAAAGCTTCCGCAGATCTTGCCGAGGCCCTGAGTGCGTATCCCAAGGTTAAGGATATTGATTCCGGCTATTCACCGGGTAAAAGACAGCTGGACTTTGAACTCCTGCCTGCGGGACGCAGCCTCGGACTGACTTCCCGAAATGTAGCCAACCAGATCCGCGCTTCTTACTACGGGGCCGAGGTCCTGCGTCAGCAGCGCGGGCGCAATGAAATCAAGGTTATGGTCCGGCTTCCCGAAGCGGAGCGGGCATCCAAATATGATTTTGAAGAGCTGATGATCCGCACCCCGGACGGAATTGATGTGCCCCTGCGTGAAGTTGTGAAAATCAAGGATGGCAGGGCTTATACCTCCATTGACCGTCGTAACGGGCGCAGGGTGATTTCTGTTGAGGCGGATGTAAAACCGCGTAAGGAGACTTCGCAAATTGTCTCCGATGTGGTGGCTAACGTGATGCCGCAGCTCAAGGCTGATTATCCCGGACTGGGCTATTCCCTTGAGGGTAAGCAGGCGGATATGAATGAAAGTACTGAAGCTCTTATTTCCGGGCTGCTCATGGCTATGATGTGCATTTATGCATTACTGGCGATTCCGTTCCGCAGCTACTTCCAGCCGTTGATTGTCATGCTCTGCATTCCCTTCGGCATTGTGGGGGCGGTTATCGGGCATGCCCTGCTGGGCTACAGCCTGAGTCTGATGAGCCTGTTCGGAATTGTGGCTCTCTCCGGGGTTGTGGTCAACGATTCGCTGGTTTTCATTGATTACGTGAACATCCAGCGGCGCAAGGGACATTGCGCCTACGATGCGGTGCTGGAGGCGGGGACGGCCCGTTTCAGGCCTATTCTGCTGACCACCCTGACTACTTTCGGCGGGCTGGCACCCATGATCCTTGAGACATCCCGGCAGGCCAAGTTCCTGATTCCCATGGCGGTTTCCCTTGGGTTCGGCATCCTCTTCGCTACCGGTATCACTTTGCTGCTGGTTCCGGCCTTTTACCTTATATTTGAGGATATACGGTTGCTTGTGCGCAGGATATTCCGCCTCTCAGATGAAAACCTGCATGCAGACGGAATTACCGAACATGTGCCGGTCACCAAATGTGAACACAAGCCTGAAGACTATTAGTTATAAATCCCGCTTAGACGAGTCTGAGCGGGATTTAATTTTATTCTTCGCGGTAGGTCACTTTTTCCAGCGCGTAAATTATGTTCGGGTCATATTGCGTGGATTCGCTGTAGAGTATTTTCAGGGCCTTGACCGTGTCCATGCTTTTTTTGCCCGGTCGGCCCATGGTCATGGCTACGTATGAATCAACCGCTCCGCAGAGTTTGCCCAGCCATGAAAGATTCTCGTTTGTTACGCCTCTGGGATAACCGGAGCCGTCCATTCTTTCATGGTGTTCAAGTATCGCCCGCAGGGAAGTTTTGTTTAAGCTGCCGGTCATGCTCAGCACTTCAACTGACCCGATGGGATGCTGGCGGATACGTTTCTGCTCATCCAGCGAGAGGCAGAATTCTTTGCCGAGCACGAATTCCGGGAGGTTGCAGAGTCCTATGTCACAGAGAAAAAGTGCGAAAAGCGCATCAACGAAAATTTTGACATCAGGTTTCATCTCGCGGGCATGCAGCAGTACTGCCGCTCCGATAATGCCGTTGGAAAGGGCTTTGTTAACCAGTGAATGCTGGGAATCAAGCAACGGGATCATCATCCAGAGCAGTTCCGGCTTTTCGTGCAGGAGTTCGCCTACTGAGATAAGGGTGGTCCGGAAGTCTTTGAAATGTAGTTTTATTGAATCGGTATATATTTTTTCCGCACTTCCTTTCAGTCCCTCAAGCAGCAGTGCAGCCAGTTCATTTTCAGGAATAGAGTGGGAAATATCGCTTATGACAGTAGGCAGGTGGGGCAAAAAATAAGGTCTGCACTGGTTGATATCAGTGAACTTTATGAAGATCAGCCCCCGGTTGCAATCTGTGGCAATGGTCTGCTTGTCAGCGGAAACAATGGCTTTCCCCGGAATGGTAATGGGGGTAAACCTTCCATTGGACGAATTCATCCTGTACAGGCAGAATGGAAGCTTACTTTTGGGAAGTATTTTGAAGATGTCCCCGGTAATGGAACAAAAACTTTCTTCAATTAATTTTGAGTCATCAATAGCATTCATAGCTGACCCACCTCAAAATGACAGCATTTTGGCTAATTATAAAATGCATTATATTAATTTATATTCCCGACCTTCTGATACGCTTATCATTAAATATTATAAAAACGCAATATCTCAGCTTGTTATGGGGAATATTGGGCTTGTTGGCTTGCTTGAGAAAAATTATCATATAAATGAAGAGTTTATAGATAGAATAGTTTGACCTCTCGCTCTGTTTGCGGATACTCAGTAATAAAATAATATAATTTTACCGAGCGTTTTAGATACTTGCCATCCTTGCCCTGCTCGGACTATGTTTAAAAGTTGTTAGGCTGATAACAGAAAAAAGCCTGCCTGCAGCATCTTTATATGTTACGTTTATTTAACAATTTGTTTTGGTTTCAAAATAACGAGTCCCCAATTTCATGTCAGGGGAATATTCGGGAGAGAGTTTGGATAGTCTGTTCACTCCGTCATCAATCGCCGTTGTAGGCGCTTCATCTGTTTCCGGAAAAATAGGGAACACCGTTCTGTCCAACCTGCTTAATGCCGGGTATAATGGCAGTCTGTATCCGGTTAATCCCCGGGGCGGGAATATTTGCGGTCTTGAGGTCTGTAAGAAAATTTCAGAAATCGGCCGTCCCCTTGATCTGGCCGTTATTGCTGTTCCCCGCGACAGTGTTCTCGGGGCTTTCCGGGAACTGCTGGAGCTGGGAGTCGGTTCTGTTGTTGTGATCAGCGCAGGTTTTAAAGAAGTGGACCACGATGGTTGGCTGCTGGAAACAGAGCTTGCGCAGCTGGCAAAGAAAAATAATGTAAATCTGCTCGGTCCGAACTGCCTTGGAGTGATCAATTCCCGGGGCGGGGTTAATGCTTCTTTTGCCACCGGGAACCCTTATCCCGGATCCATGGGCTTCTTTTCGCAGTCCGGGGCATTATGTGTTGCCGTGCTGGACTGGGCATTGGGCACGAAGATCGGTTTTTCCAAGTTCGTCAGTCTCGGCAACAAGGCCGTTATCAACGAAGCCTCCATGCTGGAATATCTGGGTGATGACCCGGAGACAAAGGTAATTCTCGGCTATGTTGAGAATATCGAAGACGGAAACGAGTTCATGGAGCAGGCCACAAAAGTTGCCATGAAAAAACCGGTGCTGATGATGAAGGCCGGAACTACTGCTGCCGGAGCAAGGGCCGCTTCTTCTCATACCGGAGCCATGGCCGGGTCTGATCAGGCCTGTGATGCCGCTTTCCGTCAGTCCGGTGTTATCCGGGTGGAGAAGCTGGATGAACTTTTCAATCTGGCCAAAGCTTTTTCCGTGCAGGAACTGCCGCAGGGACCGAATCTCGGTATTGTGACCAACGCGGGCGGCCCCGGTATTCTTGCCGCCGATGCCTGCGGGGAATCGGTCATGCGCATGCCGACATTTTCACCTGAAACAATCGGCGAACTGCAGCGGATGCTCCCGGGGTATGCTTCACTTTACAACCCGGTGGACCTGCTGGGCGACGCTGATGCCGAAAAGTACGGGCGTGCGGTGCGTGTGGTGGGGCATGATCCGGCGGTGAACAGCCTGCTGGTGATCATCGCTCCCACGGTCAATCTCGACCTGACGGAAGTTGCCAATGCCGTGGTTGAAGGCATGGCCGAAATCAGCAAGCCTGTTTTCTGCTGCCTGATGGGCCGTCGCAACAGCGGGCCGGCACGCGATATTTTTGCAGAAGCCGGGATTCCGGTATATGACTTTCCCAAGCAGGCGGTCCGGGCCATGGACTGCATGCACAAATATGCTGTCTGGAAGGGGCGTCCCCCGCGCACTTTCGTGACCCCGGAGCATGATCTGGAAGCGGCACGAAAAGTTGTGGACAATGCCCTGCGATCCGGACGTTCGGAATTGGTGGAATTTCAGGCCCGTGACATTGTCACTGCCTACGGTCTGCCCACTCCTGAAGCCGACCTTGCCCGTTCCGGCGATGAGGCTGTGGAAATTGCCGAACAGCTGGGCTATCCGGTGGTGCTCAAGATTGCTTCCCCGGAAGTTTCGCATAAGTCTGATGTGGAAGGGGTCCGGCTGGGACTCAATTCCGCAGAAGAAGTGCGGGCGGCTTTCTGGGATATCACCGCCCGGACCCAGCGGTTGCGCCCGGATGCTTATGTTGCCGGGTGTCTGGTGCAGCAGATGGCAACGCCTGAGTCCCGCGAGGTTATTGTGGGTTTTCGTCGGGACAAGCAGTTCGGCCCGTTGCTCATGTTCGGTCTGGGCGGAGTTTATGTTGAGATTTTAAAGGATATTTCATTCCGGCTGGCTCCTCTTTCTGTTGAGGATGCCGGGGATATGGTTCGGGAAATCCGTTCCTACATGTTGTTGAAAGGAGTCAAGGGGGGCGAGCCCGTTGACTTTGAGGCGATTACTGATGTTTTGATCAGGATGTCATGTCTTGCGAGCGACTTTCCTGAAATTTACGAAGCTGAATTCAATCCTGTGCTTGTCAATTCGGAAGAGGCTCTTGTGGCCGATGCCCGGATGACAGTTGTCGATATTTCCAAGGAGGCATAAATGGTAGGTATATATATAGGTTCCACCACCGGATATTCCGGCAAGAACCTTCTGGCCATGTCCCTGGGGCTTAAGTTCCGCAACAGCGGTTTCAATGTGGGCTACATGAAGCCTGTAGGTGCTGTTCCGCATATGGACGGCGATAAACCCGGAGATGCGGACGCGGCATTCATCCAGCAGGTACTGGATCTTGAGCAGGACCCAGGAAAAGTTACCCCGGTGCTGGTCACCCGCGACTTCACCATTAAAGCCTTTTCCGAAGATATGGGCGATCTCATGCCCTCCATTGTTGAATCCTATCAGGAGCTCAGTGCAGATAAGGATGTGATGATCATCGGCGGCTCCGGCAGTTATCTCAGCTCCGGTACTTACTGCGGAGTGAGTGGGCCGGATGTTTCCCGCGCGCTGGGTGCCAAGACCATTCTGGTGGATCGCTACAGCAGTGAACTGCATTACGATTACGTGCTCCGGGTTCAGAAAGAGCTGGGCGATGATTTTCTCGGTGTTGTTTTTAACGACGTGCCCGAGCATTACATGGACGAACTCACCTCCCTGATTGTTCCCTTCCTTGAAAAGAGGGGGGTAAAGGTGCTGGGAGTTATTCCCCGCGATCCGCTCATGGGTGCCATTAAGGTCAACGACCTTGCGGAGCGTCTTTTCGGTAAGATTATTTCAGCCCATGCCAAGGCTGACCGGGTGGTGGAAAACTTCCTCATCGGGACCATGCAGGTGGAAAACTTTATCACCCACTTCAGGCGGCATAAGAATTCCGCAGTCATTGTCGGCGGCGACAGGGCGGATGTGCAGCTGGTTGCTCTTGAGGGTAACTGCCCCTGCTTAATCCTGACCGGTAATCTTTATCCCAATGATATTATCCTGACCCGTTCCGAAGTATTGGAAATCCCTGTCATTGTTGTGCGTGACGACACCTATGCCGTGGCCAAGAAAATGGAAGCCATTCAGGAAAGCTATAAGCTGCGGGATATGATTAAAATTAATCACGGGGCAGGGCTGGTGAATTCCGAGCTGGATTACGATTATATTTATGAAGAATTGGACCTGTGATAACCTCTCGTATGGGTAGGTAATATGTCCTACTGTTAGAGTAGGAATAAAAAAATCGTTAACTTTTGAATATGTATCAAGTGAGGATGTTTTTTGTAAAACAGCAAATATCTATCAGTCTGATATAAAAGAGTTTATTTAAAGGGTGGCAGCCTGTTTTTCAGGCTGCCACCCTTTTTATTTTCACAAAAATCCTCGCCCAAACCCCCCGGATGCTATTGTCCTACTTAGCAAAATGTGCCAATTAACTTGCAGTTATAAGGTCGGACGGGTCTCCGGCCTTGGTGTGACGAGGTTTGTTTCGACCAAAGACGGGACTATTTTGTTGGTTAGAAAACTGGGGTGCTTAGCACCCGGAAAACCGAGTTGATGCGGTATATTGGCGGATAGACCGGATCTTCGGAATGAGGAGGCGTGAGATGCCTGATGCGTCCACGTGGGATTGGAATCCCGGTAGGCGAGAGGTCCAGGACACTGGATCCTGGTCTGATAAATTTGAGTGGGTGGAAGAATTCCATGCCAGCCCCGACGGTGAAAAAGTCGGTGCTGTTGTTCATAAAGGCGAATTGGAATTCACTGCTTGCGTCAACGGTGAAATTTGGGAAGAAGCATACGACAGGATTTTCTACCCCAAATTCGCACCCGACGGCAGGTTCACTGGCGTAGCCCAGCAGATGGGCGAGTGGACTCTGGCTGTTGACGGTAAGCACTGGCCGGAAAATTACGGCTATATCTGGAAAACAACTTTCGGCCCCGAAGGCACCATCGTCTGCGCTGTGCAGCAGGACATGGAATACGGCATGGGTGTTGACGGTGTGCTCTGGGAAAACTTTTTTGAAAACGCAAATAATTTCACCGTAGGTGCAGATGGTAAATCCACTGCAGCAGTTGTTCAGGTGAAGTCCATGCCTCAGGCTGACATTGAGACCTTCCAGAAAGGTATCTACTCAGTAGCCGTTAACGGCAATGCATGGGATGGCGTTTTCATGAACTGTTACACTCCGGTGTTTGACGCCAAGTGTGAAAAAGTTGCCTGTCAGGTAAGAAAGACCCTCTATGATTACACCATCGCAGTCGATGGCAAGATCTGGCAGCGCGAATTCCAGTGTGTCTGGGCTCCCAGCTTCAACCCTGCGACCGGTGCTCTTGTAGCTCCTGTTCGTCTGGGTGGAAAATGGGGTATGGCTCAGGACGGCGAACTGATC
This is a stretch of genomic DNA from Desulfovibrio sp. JC010. It encodes these proteins:
- a CDS encoding phosphotransacetylase family protein, with amino-acid sequence MVGIYIGSTTGYSGKNLLAMSLGLKFRNSGFNVGYMKPVGAVPHMDGDKPGDADAAFIQQVLDLEQDPGKVTPVLVTRDFTIKAFSEDMGDLMPSIVESYQELSADKDVMIIGGSGSYLSSGTYCGVSGPDVSRALGAKTILVDRYSSELHYDYVLRVQKELGDDFLGVVFNDVPEHYMDELTSLIVPFLEKRGVKVLGVIPRDPLMGAIKVNDLAERLFGKIISAHAKADRVVENFLIGTMQVENFITHFRRHKNSAVIVGGDRADVQLVALEGNCPCLILTGNLYPNDIILTRSEVLEIPVIVVRDDTYAVAKKMEAIQESYKLRDMIKINHGAGLVNSELDYDYIYEELDL
- the tmcD gene encoding electron transfer complex subunit TmcD, which codes for MPDASTWDWNPGRREVQDTGSWSDKFEWVEEFHASPDGEKVGAVVHKGELEFTACVNGEIWEEAYDRIFYPKFAPDGRFTGVAQQMGEWTLAVDGKHWPENYGYIWKTTFGPEGTIVCAVQQDMEYGMGVDGVLWENFFENANNFTVGADGKSTAAVVQVKSMPQADIETFQKGIYSVAVNGNAWDGVFMNCYTPVFDAKCEKVACQVRKTLYDYTIAVDGKIWQREFQCVWAPSFNPATGALVAPVRLGGKWGMAQDGELIWKNDMANCWHQQFSADGSKLYAIVAPVFGSFTVAVDGKPWSITAPVVIDLAVSPDGDRAAALGKDGYDYTVLCDGKVWPGKFQMAWKPVFSPDSSKVAAKVEKNGRYTVVLDGKPYGQDFDQCWEPIFSPDSSKVLIRAIDGGKFVRIVAEVSEF
- a CDS encoding HD-GYP domain-containing protein, whose product is MNAIDDSKLIEESFCSITGDIFKILPKSKLPFCLYRMNSSNGRFTPITIPGKAIVSADKQTIATDCNRGLIFIKFTDINQCRPYFLPHLPTVISDISHSIPENELAALLLEGLKGSAEKIYTDSIKLHFKDFRTTLISVGELLHEKPELLWMMIPLLDSQHSLVNKALSNGIIGAAVLLHAREMKPDVKIFVDALFALFLCDIGLCNLPEFVLGKEFCLSLDEQKRIRQHPIGSVEVLSMTGSLNKTSLRAILEHHERMDGSGYPRGVTNENLSWLGKLCGAVDSYVAMTMGRPGKKSMDTVKALKILYSESTQYDPNIIYALEKVTYREE
- a CDS encoding acetate--CoA ligase family protein — protein: MSGEYSGESLDSLFTPSSIAVVGASSVSGKIGNTVLSNLLNAGYNGSLYPVNPRGGNICGLEVCKKISEIGRPLDLAVIAVPRDSVLGAFRELLELGVGSVVVISAGFKEVDHDGWLLETELAQLAKKNNVNLLGPNCLGVINSRGGVNASFATGNPYPGSMGFFSQSGALCVAVLDWALGTKIGFSKFVSLGNKAVINEASMLEYLGDDPETKVILGYVENIEDGNEFMEQATKVAMKKPVLMMKAGTTAAGARAASSHTGAMAGSDQACDAAFRQSGVIRVEKLDELFNLAKAFSVQELPQGPNLGIVTNAGGPGILAADACGESVMRMPTFSPETIGELQRMLPGYASLYNPVDLLGDADAEKYGRAVRVVGHDPAVNSLLVIIAPTVNLDLTEVANAVVEGMAEISKPVFCCLMGRRNSGPARDIFAEAGIPVYDFPKQAVRAMDCMHKYAVWKGRPPRTFVTPEHDLEAARKVVDNALRSGRSELVEFQARDIVTAYGLPTPEADLARSGDEAVEIAEQLGYPVVLKIASPEVSHKSDVEGVRLGLNSAEEVRAAFWDITARTQRLRPDAYVAGCLVQQMATPESREVIVGFRRDKQFGPLLMFGLGGVYVEILKDISFRLAPLSVEDAGDMVREIRSYMLLKGVKGGEPVDFEAITDVLIRMSCLASDFPEIYEAEFNPVLVNSEEALVADARMTVVDISKEA